From a single Calothrix sp. NIES-2098 genomic region:
- a CDS encoding chromate transport protein: MTQEAEDIQKEPEAASYNALTPNQQQQRLMELAKVFLRLGAIAFGGPAAHIAMMDNEVVNNRQWMSREKLLDLLGITNLIPGPNSTELAIHIGYERGGWRGLLIAGSCFILPAMVIVWMLAAIYARYQTVPQVGWLLYGIKPVIIAIVLQAVWNLGKKAAKDIPTIVAGVVAIAAYFAGLNEILLLILLGIAVMLVKNWQARGQTNGALLLPFSGILAQVGTTAAAVTSVSWVSVFLFFLKIGCVLYGSGYVLLAFLQRDLVERNHWLTSQQLLDAVAIGQFTPGPVFTTATFIGYLLAGNAGAIAGTIGIFLPAFVLVWVVNPWVPKLRQSPWASGFLDGVNAASLGLMAGVTYTLGRAALVDWLTIIVAILSAIAVFRFKINSAWLVLAGGAIGLGLHLLNFIS; this comes from the coding sequence GTGACGCAGGAAGCTGAGGATATCCAAAAAGAACCGGAAGCTGCTTCTTATAACGCTCTCACTCCCAACCAACAGCAGCAGCGATTAATGGAACTGGCGAAGGTATTTTTGCGACTGGGAGCGATCGCCTTTGGTGGCCCTGCTGCCCACATCGCCATGATGGATAATGAGGTGGTGAATAATCGTCAGTGGATGAGTCGGGAGAAGCTGCTGGATCTGCTGGGAATTACGAATTTGATTCCTGGCCCCAACTCTACAGAATTAGCCATTCACATTGGTTATGAGCGAGGCGGATGGCGTGGCTTACTAATTGCGGGAAGTTGCTTTATTTTGCCTGCGATGGTGATTGTTTGGATGTTAGCTGCTATTTATGCACGCTACCAAACAGTTCCCCAGGTAGGATGGTTGCTTTACGGTATCAAGCCTGTGATTATTGCGATCGTGCTGCAAGCGGTGTGGAATCTGGGTAAGAAAGCAGCCAAAGATATACCAACAATCGTTGCAGGAGTAGTGGCGATCGCGGCCTACTTTGCCGGATTGAATGAAATTTTGCTACTGATTCTCCTAGGTATTGCCGTGATGTTGGTGAAGAATTGGCAAGCTAGAGGACAGACAAACGGTGCATTGCTCCTACCTTTTTCGGGTATTTTGGCACAGGTTGGTACTACAGCCGCAGCAGTTACATCAGTCAGTTGGGTGAGCGTGTTTCTCTTCTTTCTCAAGATTGGCTGTGTTCTTTATGGTAGCGGTTATGTATTGCTAGCATTTCTGCAACGGGATTTAGTCGAACGCAACCATTGGCTAACCTCACAACAGCTGTTAGATGCGGTGGCGATTGGACAGTTTACACCAGGCCCGGTTTTTACGACTGCTACATTTATTGGGTATCTATTAGCTGGAAATGCCGGAGCGATCGCAGGTACAATTGGAATCTTCTTACCAGCTTTTGTATTGGTGTGGGTAGTTAACCCTTGGGTTCCTAAGTTGCGTCAATCGCCTTGGGCTAGCGGCTTTCTCGATGGTGTAAATGCAGCTTCTTTGGGATTAATGGCAGGTGTCACCTACACCTTGGGACGAGCCGCCTTGGTAGATTGGTTAACAATTATCGTGGCAATTTTGAGCGCGATCGCAGTATTTCGATTCAAAATCAATTCTGCCTGGTTAGTACTAGCAGGCGGTGCGATTGGGCTGGGCTTACACCTATTAAACTTCATTAGCTAA
- a CDS encoding transcriptional regulator, PadR family protein gives MDGREFYSSLIRLHILHHAVREPIFGLGIIEELARHGYKLSAGTLYPMLHDMERKGYLYSVEERVGRQNRRLYQATDLGKMMLEDAKQKVRELFGELFEEQ, from the coding sequence ATGGATGGTCGAGAGTTCTACTCTAGTTTGATTCGGCTTCACATTCTGCATCATGCAGTTCGGGAGCCAATTTTTGGGCTAGGTATTATTGAAGAACTGGCACGTCACGGCTACAAACTCAGTGCTGGCACGCTTTACCCGATGTTACACGATATGGAACGCAAGGGATATCTCTACTCTGTTGAAGAGCGAGTGGGGCGGCAGAACCGACGACTCTACCAGGCTACTGATTTGGGAAAAATGATGTTAGAGGATGCCAAACAAAAGGTGCGGGAATTATTTGGCGAATTGTTCGAGGAGCAGTGA
- a CDS encoding alpha/beta hydrolase fold protein produces the protein MFPSFLPTAVGQLKEPAAIALAQSIQSQAIATPLTNQPIATTYVRQGSGGTPILLIHGFDSSVLEFRRLLPLLAGDNETWAVDLLGFGFTDRSAEIDYSPTAIKTHLYYFWKTLINQPVILVGASMGGAAAIDFTLTYPEVVEKLVLMDSAGLRGGSPLSKFMFPPLDYLATEFLRNPKVRDRISRAAYKSQQLIANDAVDCAALHLQMPNWGKAAIAFTKSGGYRAFRFKKLAQILQPTLILWGDSDKILGTKDAPRFKRAIPHSKLIWIKDCGHIPHLEQPQITAQHILEFCSEPNIN, from the coding sequence ATGTTTCCTAGTTTTTTACCTACAGCAGTTGGGCAACTGAAAGAACCCGCCGCGATCGCACTCGCTCAGAGTATTCAATCTCAGGCGATCGCAACTCCCCTAACTAATCAACCGATCGCTACAACCTATGTACGTCAAGGTAGTGGTGGTACACCGATTTTATTAATTCATGGCTTTGATAGTTCTGTATTAGAATTTCGGCGTCTTCTACCGCTGTTGGCAGGAGATAATGAAACTTGGGCAGTAGATTTGTTGGGTTTTGGTTTTACAGATAGATCTGCCGAAATTGACTATAGCCCAACCGCAATTAAAACTCATCTTTATTATTTTTGGAAAACTCTCATTAACCAACCTGTAATTTTGGTAGGTGCGTCGATGGGTGGTGCCGCAGCGATTGATTTTACACTCACCTATCCAGAGGTAGTGGAAAAACTAGTGTTAATGGATAGTGCGGGTTTGAGGGGAGGTTCGCCTTTAAGTAAATTTATGTTTCCCCCTTTGGATTACTTAGCTACAGAGTTCTTACGTAATCCCAAAGTTCGCGATCGCATTTCCCGCGCTGCTTATAAAAGCCAACAACTTATCGCTAACGATGCTGTAGATTGTGCAGCATTACACCTGCAAATGCCAAATTGGGGTAAAGCCGCGATCGCGTTTACTAAAAGTGGTGGTTATCGAGCTTTTAGATTTAAAAAATTAGCCCAAATTCTGCAACCAACGCTGATTTTGTGGGGTGATAGCGATAAAATTTTGGGTACTAAAGATGCTCCCAGATTTAAACGAGCAATTCCCCACAGTAAACTCATCTGGATTAAAGATTGCGGTCATATTCCACATTTAGAACAACCACAAATTACCGCCCAGCATATTTTAGAATTTTGCAGCGAACCAAATATAAATTGA
- a CDS encoding D-alanyl-D-alanine carboxypeptidase, protein MINTNIPAELTEEEIAAHVIAPEHLENIEIEEVNEPKEESYKVQLLNREFTNPPKLNVDAFGKAMHNTLKDSVTGYMLQLRQNGNLIYNLIWNWAQTPADKGQGWTENTRMHVASVSKFLTAVGLVKLLDEKQISYDTKIINYLPTYWSKGNNIDKITFRHLLTHTSGFTTGSSASDYTFMKSKVAAGVTNVGSYDYENMNFGLCRILIPIINGNVSKDANFPVPFPISQDQVWDLVTLSYYKNYMQANVFTPAGVSNVDFKPISSTKNALAYQFPHNNQEGWDSGDLASVAGGAAWRLSTRELLNVMNHVRRRNTIISAQKAQYMLDNYFGIDQVINTSVGRIYNKNGLWRSNGRTEQSVAYFLPNDMELVVFVNSPIGTSGLSLRDLVKDKFVNSLSD, encoded by the coding sequence ATGATAAATACTAATATTCCTGCTGAACTCACAGAAGAGGAAATAGCAGCACACGTTATTGCTCCAGAGCATTTAGAGAATATAGAAATAGAGGAGGTAAATGAGCCTAAAGAAGAAAGCTATAAAGTTCAACTGCTCAATAGAGAATTTACGAACCCTCCTAAGTTGAATGTAGATGCCTTTGGTAAGGCTATGCATAATACTTTAAAAGACTCTGTAACTGGCTATATGCTGCAACTTCGCCAAAACGGCAACCTGATTTATAATTTGATTTGGAATTGGGCGCAAACTCCTGCCGATAAAGGTCAAGGTTGGACTGAAAATACACGAATGCACGTTGCCAGTGTTAGTAAGTTTCTGACTGCGGTTGGTTTAGTTAAACTGCTAGATGAAAAGCAAATTTCTTACGATACTAAAATTATTAATTATCTACCGACTTACTGGAGTAAAGGCAATAATATCGACAAGATAACCTTTCGGCATTTACTAACACATACATCTGGCTTTACTACAGGTAGTTCTGCCTCTGATTATACTTTTATGAAAAGTAAAGTTGCAGCCGGAGTTACAAATGTCGGTTCGTATGATTATGAGAATATGAACTTTGGTTTGTGCCGGATTCTGATTCCTATCATCAATGGTAACGTTAGCAAAGATGCCAACTTTCCTGTACCTTTCCCCATCAGCCAAGACCAAGTTTGGGATCTAGTAACTCTTTCCTACTATAAAAACTATATGCAAGCCAATGTATTTACGCCTGCTGGTGTGAGCAACGTTGACTTCAAGCCTATCTCCAGCACTAAAAATGCATTAGCTTACCAATTTCCACATAATAATCAGGAAGGATGGGATTCTGGTGATTTAGCTTCGGTTGCAGGTGGTGCAGCTTGGAGATTATCAACTAGAGAACTGCTGAATGTGATGAACCATGTACGGCGCAGAAACACTATTATTTCTGCCCAAAAAGCACAATATATGCTCGACAATTACTTTGGTATAGATCAAGTTATCAATACTTCAGTAGGTAGAATTTACAACAAAAATGGTTTGTGGCGGAGTAATGGCAGAACTGAGCAAAGTGTTGCTTACTTCCTCCCGAATGACATGGAACTAGTAGTGTTTGTAAATTCACCCATCGGGACAAGCGGTTTGTCTTTGCGAGATCTGGTGAAAGATAAATTTGTTAACTCACTATCAGATTAA
- a CDS encoding XisI protein — translation MARIEQYRQSIEKLLKSHADCETSNLDIESQLIVDTEHDHYQLLEVGWDGMKRVYNCVMHLDIKNGKIWIQRNMTDVDIAQELVEMGIAKEDIVLGLHPPYKRPYTGYGVA, via the coding sequence TCGCCAAAGCATTGAAAAACTTTTAAAGTCTCACGCCGATTGTGAGACTAGCAATTTAGATATTGAATCTCAGCTGATTGTTGATACAGAACATGACCATTATCAGCTTTTAGAAGTTGGATGGGATGGCATGAAGCGAGTTTACAACTGTGTCATGCATTTGGACATCAAAAATGGCAAGATTTGGATTCAACGCAATATGACAGACGTTGATATTGCACAAGAATTAGTAGAGATGGGTATAGCTAAGGAGGATATTGTTTTGGGGTTACATCCGCCATATAAGCGTCCGTATACAGGATATGGTGTGGCTTAG